One region of Silene latifolia isolate original U9 population unplaced genomic scaffold, ASM4854445v1 scaffold_703, whole genome shotgun sequence genomic DNA includes:
- the LOC141640116 gene encoding LOW QUALITY PROTEIN: pentatricopeptide repeat-containing protein At5g15010, mitochondrial (The sequence of the model RefSeq protein was modified relative to this genomic sequence to represent the inferred CDS: inserted 3 bases in 3 codons; deleted 1 base in 1 codon), giving the protein YLFILWNILHESEEKGKNKDTELCDHQVAKKLKQCWIIPTPEVVGEILMRTRNEWELAFIFFLWVGKQPGYAHSVREYQSIISILAKRRKFDIAWNLIDEMRKNRIVNRNTLLIMIRKYSASHDVGNVINTLYAFKRFDLQIRMEEFHLFLSAFTRYKNVKEADEHLLFINRNTFQFNTKSFNNMLXDVGKCNKVKEVIRLFDEIKDMGLGPDRKVYDVVMSALARGGRAKEAMSHLRLMADNGIAPDSETFSSFIKPLCMSRDRDGAQIFYDEMLRRGLRPTTRSFHALLAIQRTEEDIFKLLDXMKELSSHPFKDTYFLLIKKFLGWQKLDTVFVLWDQMKXNGWNDDQSLYINLIRGLFLNGKLEEAL; this is encoded by the exons tacttatttattttatggaATATCTTACATGAGAGCGAGGAGAAGGGGAAGAATAAGGATACGGAGCTTTGTGATCATCAAGTAGCAAAGAAGTTGAAGCAATGTTGGATTATTCCTACTCCGGAGGTGGTAGGTGAGATTCTTATGAGAACAAGGAATGAATGGGAATTGGCCTTCATA TTTTTTCTATGGGTGGGTAAGCAACCAGGTTATGCACATTCCGTGAGAGAGTACCAGTCAATAATATCTATCTTGGCTAAAAGGAGGAAATTTGATATTGCGTGGAATTTGATTGATGAGATGAGAAAGAATAGGATTGTGAATCGTAATACTCTCTTGATTATGATTAGGAAGTATTCAGCTTCTCATGATGTTGGGAACGTCATTAATACTCTCTATGCTTTTAAACGGTTTGATTTACAAATTAGGATGGAGGAGTTTCATCTGTTTCTTTCTGCTTTTACCCGATATAAGAATGTGAAGGAAGCCGATGAGCACTTGCTATTTATTAACAGAAACACATTCCAGTTCAATACCAAGAGCTTTAATAACATGC ATGATGTTGGGAAATGCAATAAGGTAAAGGAGGTGATCAGACTATTTGACGAAATTAAGGACATGGGTCTTGGACCAGATAGGAAAGTTTATGATGTTGTTATGTCTGCGCTTGCAAGGGGAGGTCGGGCAAAGGAAGCCATGAGTCATCTACGTCTGATGGCAGATAATGGGATTGCTCCAGATTCTGAAACGTTTAGCTCGTTTATTAAGCCATTATGTATGAGTCGAGATAGGGATGGAGCACAAATATTCTATGACGAGATGCTTCGTCGAGGCTTGAGGCCTACTACACGGAGTTTCCACGCCTTATTGGCCATTCAGAGGACAGAGGAAGACATTTTTAAGTTGTTGG ATATGAAAGAATTGAGTAGTCACCCTTTTAAAGATACTTATTTCCTATTGATTAAGAAATTTCTCGGATGGCAAAAGCTCGATACTGTGTTTGTGCTTTGGGATCAGATGA AAAATGGGTGGAATGATGATCAGTCGTTGTATATCAACCTAATTCGTGGACTCTTTTTAAATGGAAAGCTTGAGGAAGCACTGTAA